In Rathayibacter sp. VKM Ac-2762, one DNA window encodes the following:
- the rplE gene encoding 50S ribosomal protein L5 has protein sequence MTDTTAVAAKVQPRLKAKYQADIIPALKEQFGFGNVHQVPGLVKVVVNTGVGEAARDGKIIDGAVKDLTAITGQKPQVTKARKSIAQFKLREGQAIGAHVTLRGDRAWEFLDRLLSVALPRIRDFRGLSDRQFDGNGNYTFGITEQSIFHEIDQDRIDRVRGFDVTVVTTAKTDDEGRALLKQLGFPFKSSDNA, from the coding sequence ATGACTGACACCACCGCAGTGGCTGCGAAGGTTCAGCCGCGGCTCAAGGCCAAGTACCAGGCCGACATCATCCCCGCTCTCAAGGAGCAGTTCGGCTTCGGCAACGTCCACCAGGTCCCCGGCCTGGTCAAGGTCGTCGTCAACACCGGTGTCGGTGAGGCCGCCCGCGACGGCAAGATCATCGACGGCGCGGTCAAGGACCTCACCGCCATCACCGGTCAGAAGCCGCAGGTCACCAAGGCCCGCAAGTCCATCGCGCAGTTCAAGCTGCGCGAGGGTCAGGCCATCGGCGCTCACGTCACCCTCCGGGGCGACCGCGCCTGGGAGTTCCTGGACCGCCTGCTCTCGGTGGCGCTGCCCCGCATCCGCGACTTCCGCGGGCTGTCGGACCGCCAGTTCGACGGCAACGGCAACTACACCTTCGGCATCACGGAGCAGTCGATCTTCCACGAGATCGACCAGGACCGCATCGACCGCGTCCGCGGCTTCGACGTGACCGTCGTGACCACCGCCAAGACCGACGACGAGGGTCGCGCGCTGCTCAAGCAGCTCGGCTTCCCGTTCAAGTCGTCGGACAACGCGTAA
- the rpsS gene encoding 30S ribosomal protein S19 has product MPRSLKKGPFVDDHLLRKVFTANEAGNKNVIKTWSRRSMIIPAMLGHTIAVHDGRKHIPVFVTETMVGHKLGEFAPTRTFRGHEKDDKKGRRR; this is encoded by the coding sequence ATGCCTCGCAGTCTCAAGAAGGGCCCCTTCGTTGACGACCACCTGCTCCGCAAGGTGTTCACGGCCAACGAAGCCGGCAACAAGAACGTCATCAAGACCTGGTCGCGCCGTTCGATGATCATCCCGGCGATGCTGGGTCACACCATCGCGGTCCACGACGGTCGCAAGCACATCCCCGTGTTCGTGACCGAGACCATGGTCGGCCACAAGCTCGGCGAGTTCGCCCCCACTCGGACCTTCCGCGGTCACGAGAAGGACGACAAGAAGGGCCGTCGCCGCTGA
- the rpsH gene encoding 30S ribosomal protein S8 has translation MTMTDPVADLLTRIRNANSAHHDSITLPGSKLKANIAEILKTEGYIADWKVEEARVGTTLSISLKYGPNRERSIAGIKRVSKPGLRVYAKSAEIPTVLGGLGVAILSTSSGLLTDRQAEKKGVGGEVLAYVW, from the coding sequence ATGACCATGACTGATCCGGTCGCAGATCTGCTGACCAGAATCCGTAACGCGAACTCCGCGCACCACGACTCCATCACCCTCCCGGGCTCGAAGCTCAAGGCGAACATCGCCGAGATCCTCAAGACCGAGGGCTACATCGCCGACTGGAAGGTCGAGGAGGCGCGCGTCGGCACGACGCTCTCCATCTCCCTCAAGTACGGCCCGAACCGCGAGCGCTCGATCGCCGGCATCAAGCGGGTCTCGAAGCCCGGACTCCGCGTGTACGCGAAGTCGGCCGAGATCCCCACCGTGCTCGGCGGCCTCGGCGTCGCCATCCTGTCCACCTCGAGCGGTCTCCTGACCGACCGCCAGGCCGAGAAGAAGGGCGTGGGTGGGGAAGTCCTCGCCTACGTGTGGTAA
- the rpsC gene encoding 30S ribosomal protein S3: protein MGQKVNPYGFRLGITTDHVSRWFSDSTKKGQRYSDYLAEDVKIRRLLATQLDRAGVARIEIERTRDRVRVDIHTARPGIVIGRRGAEAERIRADLEKLTGKQIQLNILEVKNPEAEAQLVAQGIAEQLSARVAFRRAMRKGLQGAQRAGAKGVRIQVSGRLGGAEMSRSEFYREGRVPLHTLRANIDYGFYEAKTTFGRIGVKVWIYKGDITNKELAREQANSKSSRPERSDRPRRAPRQQSEAPVAAGVEA from the coding sequence ATGGGTCAGAAAGTAAACCCCTACGGTTTCCGTCTGGGAATCACCACCGACCACGTGTCGCGCTGGTTCTCCGACAGCACCAAGAAGGGCCAGCGGTACAGCGACTACCTCGCCGAGGACGTCAAGATCCGCCGACTCCTCGCCACGCAGCTCGACCGTGCGGGCGTCGCCCGCATCGAGATCGAGCGCACCCGTGACCGCGTCCGGGTCGACATCCACACCGCCCGCCCGGGCATCGTGATCGGCCGCCGCGGCGCCGAGGCCGAGCGCATCCGCGCCGACCTCGAGAAGCTCACGGGCAAGCAGATCCAGCTGAACATCCTCGAGGTCAAGAACCCCGAGGCCGAGGCTCAGCTGGTCGCCCAGGGCATCGCCGAGCAGCTCTCCGCCCGCGTGGCCTTCCGCCGCGCGATGCGCAAGGGCCTGCAGGGCGCTCAGCGCGCCGGCGCCAAGGGCGTCCGCATCCAGGTCTCCGGCCGCCTCGGCGGCGCCGAGATGAGCCGCTCGGAGTTCTACCGCGAGGGACGCGTGCCGCTGCACACCCTCCGCGCGAACATCGACTACGGCTTCTACGAGGCGAAGACCACCTTCGGCCGCATCGGCGTGAAGGTCTGGATCTACAAGGGCGACATCACCAACAAGGAGCTCGCCCGCGAGCAGGCGAACAGCAAGTCGTCGCGCCCCGAGCGCAGCGACCGTCCGCGCCGTGCACCCCGCCAGCAGAGCGAGGCGCCCGTCGCAGCAGGAGTTGAGGCATAA
- the rplO gene encoding 50S ribosomal protein L15 has product MAETKKAAAAESTTPAQATTTKGAAAPATKEHVLKVHHLRPAAGAKKAKTRVGRGEGSKGKTAGRGTKGTKARYQVRVGFEGGQMPLHMRTPKLRGFKNPFRVEYQVVNLSALAELYPQGGDVTIGDLVAKGAVRKNEKVKVLGDGDIAVKLNVAVDKVSSSAEQKIVAAGGSIK; this is encoded by the coding sequence ATGGCTGAGACGAAGAAGGCCGCCGCCGCGGAGTCCACGACTCCCGCGCAGGCGACCACCACGAAGGGCGCGGCGGCGCCGGCGACCAAGGAGCACGTGCTCAAGGTCCACCACCTCCGCCCCGCTGCCGGCGCCAAGAAGGCCAAGACCCGCGTGGGTCGCGGTGAGGGCTCCAAGGGAAAGACCGCCGGTCGCGGCACCAAGGGCACCAAGGCCCGCTACCAGGTGCGAGTCGGCTTCGAGGGTGGGCAGATGCCGCTGCACATGCGCACCCCGAAGCTGCGCGGCTTCAAGAACCCGTTCCGGGTCGAGTACCAGGTCGTGAACCTGTCCGCTCTCGCGGAGCTCTACCCCCAGGGCGGCGACGTCACCATCGGCGACCTGGTCGCCAAGGGTGCTGTCCGCAAGAACGAGAAGGTCAAAGTCCTCGGGGACGGCGACATTGCGGTTAAGCTGAACGTCGCGGTCGACAAGGTCTCCAGCTCTGCCGAGCAGAAGATCGTCGCTGCGGGCGGATCCATCAAGTAG
- the secY gene encoding preprotein translocase subunit SecY, protein MFGAVARIFRTPDLRRKIGFTLAIVAIFRLGSFIPAPFVDFSAVQACLAGNQGTSGLYELVNLFSGGALLQLSIFALGIMPYITASIIVQLLRVVIPHFETLYKEGQSGQGKLTQYTRYLTIALGVLQSTTLITVARSGALFGNSGVPECSALIITDEWYSILLMVITMTAGTGIIMWMGELITERGIGNGMSLLIFTSIAAQFPTSLWSIAQSRGFETFLLVLGVGLVLVVAVVFVEQSQRRIPVQYAKRMVGRRTYGGNNTYIPIKVNMAGVVPVIFASSLLYLPALIAQFNQPAAGQEAPVWVTWITNYLTKGDHPLYMALYFLLIVGFTYFYVAITFNPDEVADNMKRYGGFIPGIRAGRPTAEYLNYVLTRVTLPGSVYLGLIALVPLVALALVGANQNFPFGGTSILIIVGVGLETVKQIDSQLQQRHYEGLLR, encoded by the coding sequence GTGTTTGGCGCCGTTGCGCGGATCTTCCGCACCCCCGACCTCCGCCGCAAGATCGGCTTCACCCTCGCGATCGTGGCGATCTTCCGGCTGGGATCCTTCATCCCTGCTCCGTTCGTCGACTTCAGCGCCGTGCAGGCCTGTCTCGCCGGCAACCAGGGCACCTCGGGTCTCTACGAGCTCGTGAACCTCTTCAGCGGTGGAGCACTGCTCCAGCTGTCGATCTTCGCGCTCGGGATCATGCCGTACATCACGGCGTCGATCATCGTGCAGCTGCTGCGCGTGGTCATCCCTCACTTCGAGACGCTGTACAAGGAGGGGCAGTCCGGTCAGGGCAAGCTCACCCAGTACACGCGGTACCTCACCATCGCGCTCGGCGTCCTCCAGTCGACGACGCTGATCACCGTCGCCCGCTCGGGCGCCCTCTTCGGCAACTCCGGCGTCCCGGAGTGCTCGGCGCTCATCATCACCGACGAGTGGTACTCCATCCTCCTCATGGTCATCACCATGACCGCGGGCACCGGGATCATCATGTGGATGGGCGAGCTCATCACCGAGCGCGGCATCGGCAACGGCATGTCGCTGCTGATCTTCACCTCGATCGCCGCCCAGTTCCCCACCTCCCTGTGGTCGATCGCGCAGTCGCGCGGCTTCGAGACCTTCCTCCTCGTCCTCGGCGTGGGCCTCGTGCTCGTGGTCGCCGTGGTCTTCGTGGAGCAGTCTCAGCGGCGGATCCCCGTGCAGTACGCCAAGCGGATGGTCGGCCGCCGCACCTACGGCGGCAACAACACCTACATCCCGATCAAGGTCAACATGGCCGGCGTCGTGCCCGTCATCTTCGCCTCGTCGCTGCTGTACCTGCCCGCGCTCATCGCGCAGTTCAACCAGCCCGCCGCTGGCCAGGAGGCCCCGGTCTGGGTCACCTGGATCACGAACTACCTCACCAAGGGCGATCACCCGCTCTACATGGCGCTGTACTTCCTCCTGATCGTGGGCTTCACCTACTTCTACGTCGCGATCACCTTCAACCCGGACGAGGTCGCCGACAACATGAAGCGCTACGGCGGCTTCATCCCCGGCATCCGCGCCGGCCGCCCGACCGCCGAGTACCTCAACTACGTGCTCACCCGGGTGACGCTGCCCGGATCGGTCTACCTCGGCCTCATCGCGCTCGTGCCCCTCGTGGCCCTCGCGCTGGTCGGTGCGAACCAGAACTTCCCCTTCGGCGGCACGTCCATCCTGATCATCGTCGGAGTCGGCCTGGAGACGGTGAAGCAGATCGACTCCCAGCTGCAGCAGCGCCACTACGAAGGACTCCTCCGATGA
- the rplV gene encoding 50S ribosomal protein L22 produces the protein MVESIARVRHIRVTPQKARRVVNLIRGKQAQEALAILKFAPQGASEPVYKLVASAMANARVKADASNEYLDDQDLIVSRAFVDEGTTLKRFQPRAQGRAFRINKRTSHITVVLATPEEGTK, from the coding sequence ATGGTGGAGTCGATCGCACGCGTGCGACACATCCGCGTCACCCCCCAGAAGGCTCGCCGTGTCGTGAACCTGATCCGCGGGAAGCAGGCTCAGGAGGCACTGGCCATCCTGAAGTTCGCGCCGCAGGGTGCGTCCGAGCCCGTCTACAAGCTCGTCGCCTCGGCGATGGCCAACGCTCGCGTCAAGGCCGATGCCTCGAACGAGTACCTCGACGACCAGGACCTGATCGTGTCCCGCGCCTTCGTCGATGAGGGAACCACCCTCAAGCGATTCCAGCCCCGTGCTCAGGGTCGTGCCTTCCGCATCAACAAGCGCACCAGCCACATCACCGTCGTGCTGGCCACTCCTGAGGAGGGGACCAAGTAA
- the rpsQ gene encoding 30S ribosomal protein S17, with translation MATVNDSAGHESAAHDVKEAGARGYRKTRRGYVTSDKMDKTIVVEVEDRVKHPLYGKVIRRTSKVKVHDELNSAGIGDSVVISETRPLSATKRWRLVEILEKAK, from the coding sequence ATGGCAACCGTCAATGACAGCGCCGGCCACGAGTCGGCCGCCCACGACGTGAAGGAGGCGGGCGCTCGCGGATACCGCAAGACCCGTCGCGGCTACGTCACCAGCGACAAGATGGACAAGACCATCGTCGTCGAGGTCGAGGACCGGGTGAAGCACCCGCTGTACGGCAAGGTCATCCGCCGTACGTCCAAGGTCAAGGTCCACGACGAGCTGAACTCCGCCGGCATCGGCGACTCCGTCGTCATCAGCGAGACCCGTCCCCTCAGCGCCACCAAGCGCTGGCGCCTGGTCGAGATCCTCGAGAAGGCCAAGTAG
- the rplP gene encoding 50S ribosomal protein L16, with protein sequence MLIPRRVKHRKQHHPGRSGQATGGTKVSFGEFGIQALTPAYVTNRQIESARIAMTRHIKRGGKVWINIYPDRPLTKKPAETRMGSGKGSPEWWVANVKPGRVLFEVAGVDEQLAREAMTRAIHKLPLKARIIKREEGDA encoded by the coding sequence ATGTTGATTCCGCGTCGAGTCAAGCACCGCAAGCAGCACCACCCGGGCCGGTCCGGCCAGGCCACCGGTGGCACCAAGGTGTCGTTCGGTGAGTTCGGCATCCAGGCCCTCACCCCCGCCTACGTGACCAACCGTCAGATCGAGTCCGCTCGTATCGCGATGACGCGTCACATCAAGCGCGGCGGAAAGGTGTGGATCAACATCTACCCCGACCGTCCGCTCACCAAGAAGCCCGCCGAGACCCGCATGGGTTCCGGTAAGGGCTCGCCGGAGTGGTGGGTCGCGAACGTCAAGCCGGGTCGCGTCCTCTTCGAGGTCGCCGGCGTCGACGAGCAGCTCGCTCGTGAGGCCATGACCCGTGCCATCCACAAGCTGCCCCTCAAGGCACGCATCATCAAGCGCGAGGAGGGAGACGCGTAA
- the map gene encoding type I methionyl aminopeptidase, whose protein sequence is MAFRSSLYKTPAQLRSMLAPGLATAASLDAVRAAIRPGVTTLELDAIAESAIVALGGHSNFQLVPGYRHTICASVNDEVVHGIPGGRVLEPGDLVSIDSGAEIDGWNGDSAMTVVLPDPSRPEEVAARAELSRVTEGSLWRGIAALASARHLNEVGAAIEEYIEDEAERSGRVYGILTDYIGHGIGRTMHEAPPVFNYRVRQRGPEVKAGLVVAIEPMVTAGSAETFVREDEWTVATEDSSMAAHWEHSVAVHHDGIWVTTLADGGAAGLAPYGIVPTPFA, encoded by the coding sequence GTGGCGTTCCGCTCCTCGCTCTACAAGACGCCCGCGCAGCTGCGGTCGATGCTCGCTCCGGGCCTCGCCACGGCCGCCTCGCTCGATGCGGTCCGCGCGGCGATCCGCCCGGGCGTCACCACGCTCGAGCTCGACGCGATCGCCGAGTCGGCGATCGTCGCACTCGGCGGCCACTCGAACTTCCAGCTCGTCCCGGGCTACCGGCACACGATCTGCGCCTCGGTCAACGACGAGGTGGTCCACGGCATCCCCGGCGGGCGCGTGCTCGAGCCGGGCGACCTGGTCTCCATCGACAGCGGCGCCGAGATCGACGGCTGGAACGGCGACTCCGCGATGACGGTGGTCCTGCCCGATCCCTCCCGCCCGGAGGAGGTCGCGGCACGCGCCGAGCTCTCGCGGGTGACTGAGGGATCCCTGTGGCGGGGGATCGCCGCCCTCGCCTCCGCCCGCCATCTCAACGAGGTCGGCGCGGCGATCGAGGAGTACATCGAGGACGAGGCCGAGCGCTCGGGCCGCGTCTACGGCATCCTCACCGACTACATCGGCCACGGCATCGGGCGCACCATGCACGAGGCTCCGCCGGTCTTCAACTACCGGGTGCGCCAGCGCGGCCCCGAGGTGAAGGCGGGACTCGTCGTCGCGATCGAGCCGATGGTCACCGCGGGCAGCGCCGAGACCTTCGTCCGCGAGGACGAGTGGACGGTCGCGACCGAGGACAGCAGCATGGCCGCCCACTGGGAGCACTCCGTCGCCGTGCACCACGACGGCATCTGGGTCACCACGCTCGCCGACGGCGGCGCGGCCGGCCTCGCCCCCTACGGGATCGTGCCGACGCCCTTCGCCTGA
- the rpmD gene encoding 50S ribosomal protein L30: MAQLKVTQIKSKVSEKQYQRDTLRSLGLRKIGQSVVREDNAQNRGYVKTVAHLVKVEEID; this comes from the coding sequence ATGGCCCAGCTCAAGGTGACCCAGATCAAGTCGAAGGTCAGCGAGAAGCAGTACCAGCGCGACACGCTGCGCTCGCTCGGCCTCAGGAAGATCGGTCAGAGCGTCGTCCGCGAGGACAACGCCCAGAACCGCGGATACGTGAAGACCGTCGCCCACCTGGTGAAGGTCGAGGAGATTGACTAA
- a CDS encoding adenylate kinase, translating to MTSHPIGFRLLLIGPPGAGKGTQAARLSDILRVPAISTGDIFRANVANETDLGLQAKAYLDNGRYVPDELTNAIVHDRLQEADASTGFLLDGYPRTTEQVDELDRILAADDNRLDAVVQLTADPDEVVGRLLKRSLEQGRSDDTEDVIRRRLALYEEQTAPLIDVYAARGLVVVVDGLGPVDEVTERIVVALEGHRVGRLDTPAA from the coding sequence ATGACGTCGCACCCGATCGGCTTCCGTCTCCTGCTGATCGGCCCTCCCGGCGCAGGCAAGGGGACCCAGGCCGCTCGGCTGAGCGACATCCTCCGGGTGCCCGCCATCTCGACCGGGGACATCTTCCGCGCGAACGTCGCCAACGAGACCGACCTCGGTCTCCAGGCGAAGGCCTACCTCGACAACGGGCGCTACGTGCCGGACGAGCTGACCAACGCGATCGTGCACGACCGCCTCCAGGAGGCGGACGCGTCGACCGGGTTCCTGCTCGACGGCTACCCGCGCACCACGGAGCAGGTCGACGAGCTCGACCGCATCCTCGCAGCGGACGACAACCGGCTCGATGCGGTCGTCCAGCTGACGGCCGATCCCGACGAGGTCGTCGGCCGCCTTCTCAAGCGCTCGCTCGAGCAGGGGCGCAGCGACGACACCGAGGACGTCATCCGGCGCCGACTCGCGCTCTACGAGGAGCAGACCGCTCCGCTCATCGACGTCTACGCGGCCCGCGGGCTCGTGGTCGTGGTCGACGGCCTCGGGCCGGTCGACGAGGTGACCGAGCGGATCGTCGTCGCCCTCGAGGGCCACCGCGTGGGCCGCCTCGACACGCCGGCCGCCTGA
- the rplN gene encoding 50S ribosomal protein L14, with protein MLQQESRVKVADNTGAKMLLTIRVLGGSGRRYAGLGDIIVATVKDAIPGGNVKKGDVVKAVIVRTIKQTRRADGSYIKFDENAAVILKNDGDPRGTRIFGPVGRELRDKKFMKIVSLAPEVI; from the coding sequence ATGCTTCAGCAAGAATCCCGAGTCAAGGTCGCCGACAACACCGGCGCCAAGATGCTCCTCACCATCCGCGTCCTCGGAGGCTCCGGCCGCCGCTACGCGGGCCTCGGTGACATCATCGTCGCCACCGTCAAGGACGCGATCCCCGGTGGCAACGTGAAGAAGGGCGACGTGGTCAAGGCCGTCATCGTCCGCACCATCAAGCAGACCCGTCGCGCCGACGGCTCGTACATCAAGTTCGACGAGAACGCCGCCGTCATCCTCAAGAACGACGGGGACCCCCGCGGCACCCGCATCTTCGGACCGGTCGGTCGCGAGCTCCGCGACAAGAAGTTCATGAAGATCGTCTCGCTGGCACCGGAGGTTATCTAG
- the rplX gene encoding 50S ribosomal protein L24, producing MAKIKKGDLVQVISGATQARGGDRGKQGKVLEVLVERNRVVVEGVNFVKKHVRVGQTQRGSKEGGIETVEASIHISNVALVDPKTKKPTRVGHRNVAVTKDGVTKTVRVRYAKASGEEL from the coding sequence ATGGCCAAGATCAAGAAGGGTGACCTCGTCCAGGTCATCTCGGGCGCTACCCAGGCCCGCGGTGGAGACCGCGGCAAGCAGGGCAAGGTCCTCGAGGTGCTGGTCGAGCGCAACCGCGTCGTCGTCGAGGGCGTGAACTTCGTCAAGAAGCACGTCCGCGTCGGCCAGACGCAGCGCGGCTCGAAGGAGGGCGGCATCGAGACCGTCGAGGCCTCGATCCACATCTCCAACGTCGCGCTCGTCGACCCGAAGACCAAGAAGCCGACCCGGGTCGGCCACCGCAACGTGGCCGTCACCAAGGACGGCGTGACCAAGACCGTTCGCGTGCGCTACGCGAAGGCGTCGGGTGAGGAACTGTAA
- the rpsE gene encoding 30S ribosomal protein S5, producing MSEAPVETAASTQPQQEAREPRRGGRDRNQGGRDRGGRDAEKSQFLERVVTINRVSKVVKGGRRFSFTALVVVGDGNGLVGVGYGKAREVPTAISKGVEEAKKNFFRVPRVASTIPHPVQGEAAAGVVLLRPAAAGTGVIAGGPVRAVLECAGIHDVLSKSLGSSNTINIVHATVEALKQLEEPRAVAARRGLDFDQVAPARLVRAEADALAAASNAKAGA from the coding sequence GTGTCGGAGGCCCCCGTCGAGACCGCTGCGTCCACGCAGCCGCAGCAGGAGGCTCGTGAGCCCCGCCGCGGCGGCCGCGACCGCAACCAGGGTGGCCGCGACCGCGGTGGCCGTGACGCCGAGAAGAGCCAGTTCCTCGAGCGCGTCGTGACCATCAACCGCGTGTCGAAGGTCGTCAAGGGCGGCCGTCGCTTCAGCTTCACCGCGCTCGTGGTCGTCGGAGACGGCAACGGACTGGTGGGCGTCGGCTACGGCAAGGCCCGCGAGGTCCCGACCGCCATCTCCAAGGGCGTCGAGGAGGCGAAGAAGAACTTCTTCCGCGTCCCCCGCGTCGCCTCGACCATCCCGCACCCCGTCCAGGGTGAGGCCGCCGCCGGTGTGGTGCTCCTGCGCCCCGCCGCCGCGGGTACCGGTGTCATCGCCGGCGGTCCCGTCCGCGCCGTCCTCGAGTGCGCCGGCATCCACGACGTCCTGAGCAAGTCGCTCGGCTCGTCGAACACCATCAACATCGTCCACGCGACCGTCGAGGCTCTGAAGCAGCTCGAGGAGCCGCGCGCCGTCGCCGCTCGTCGTGGTCTCGACTTCGATCAGGTCGCGCCGGCACGTCTCGTCCGTGCCGAGGCCGACGCCCTCGCCGCCGCGTCCAACGCGAAGGCAGGTGCCTGA
- the rpmC gene encoding 50S ribosomal protein L29 has product MAIGSKELAPAELDTYEDERLVTELKKAKEELFNLRFQSATGQLDTNGRLRAVKRDIARIYTVIRERELGIRATPAPVEAPAKVEKKPKTKKAAKAEVEATESNEEAK; this is encoded by the coding sequence ATGGCGATCGGATCCAAGGAGCTCGCCCCCGCCGAGCTCGACACCTACGAGGACGAGCGTCTCGTCACCGAGCTGAAGAAGGCCAAGGAGGAGCTGTTCAACCTCCGCTTCCAGTCGGCCACCGGTCAGCTGGACACCAACGGCCGCCTGCGTGCCGTCAAGCGCGACATCGCCCGCATCTACACGGTCATCCGTGAGCGCGAGCTGGGCATCCGCGCCACCCCCGCACCCGTCGAGGCCCCGGCCAAGGTGGAGAAGAAGCCCAAGACCAAGAAGGCCGCCAAGGCCGAGGTCGAGGCGACCGAGTCGAACGAGGAGGCCAAGTAA
- the rplF gene encoding 50S ribosomal protein L6, whose amino-acid sequence MSRIGRLPIEIPAGVDVSVAGSAVTVKGPKGELTVSVASPIQVSVENGQVLVSRPDDERESRSLHGLTRTLIANDIIGVTQGYSKGLEVVGTGYRVLAKGSDIEFALGFSHPVVVTPPAGISFTVEGNNKLTVHGISKQAVGEVAANIRKIRKPEPYKGKGVRYAGEVVRRKAGKSGK is encoded by the coding sequence ATGTCGCGTATTGGAAGACTCCCCATCGAGATCCCGGCGGGCGTCGACGTCTCCGTCGCCGGATCCGCTGTGACCGTCAAGGGCCCCAAGGGCGAGCTGACCGTCTCGGTCGCCAGCCCCATCCAGGTGTCCGTCGAGAACGGCCAGGTGCTGGTCTCGCGTCCCGATGACGAGCGCGAGTCGCGCTCGCTCCACGGCCTCACCCGCACGCTCATCGCGAACGACATCATCGGTGTCACGCAGGGCTACTCCAAGGGCCTCGAGGTCGTCGGAACCGGTTACCGCGTGCTGGCGAAGGGCTCGGACATCGAGTTCGCGCTCGGCTTCTCGCACCCGGTCGTCGTCACCCCGCCCGCGGGCATCTCGTTCACGGTCGAGGGCAACAACAAGCTCACCGTGCACGGCATCTCGAAGCAGGCCGTCGGTGAGGTGGCCGCCAACATTCGTAAGATCCGCAAGCCCGAGCCCTACAAGGGCAAGGGCGTGCGCTACGCCGGCGAGGTCGTTCGCCGCAAGGCCGGAAAGAGCGGTAAGTGA
- the rplR gene encoding 50S ribosomal protein L18 has product MGLGTRGKSKSAARGRRHDRLRKKVVGSAERPRLVVNRSARHVFVQVVDDAQGRTLASASTLEADLRVFDGDKTAKARKVGELVAERAKNAGVEAVVFDRGGNKYAGRVAAIADGAREAGLNL; this is encoded by the coding sequence ATGGGACTCGGAACCAGAGGAAAGAGCAAGTCCGCTGCGCGCGGTCGTCGTCACGACCGTCTGCGCAAGAAGGTCGTCGGATCCGCCGAGCGCCCCCGCCTCGTCGTCAACCGCTCGGCCCGCCACGTCTTCGTGCAGGTCGTCGACGACGCTCAGGGCCGCACCCTCGCGTCGGCGTCGACCCTCGAGGCCGACCTGCGCGTGTTCGACGGCGACAAGACCGCCAAGGCCCGCAAGGTCGGCGAGCTCGTCGCCGAGCGCGCCAAGAACGCCGGTGTCGAGGCGGTCGTCTTCGACCGCGGAGGCAACAAGTACGCCGGTCGCGTCGCCGCGATCGCCGATGGAGCACGAGAGGCAGGGCTCAACCTGTGA